The nucleotide sequence TTGCTGATGGGGCTCCTGCCTCAGCTCCTTCAGGGATCTCCAGGGTACCCATCTTTCTACTGATGAATGCATGTTTGTGATGTTAATGTTTTTAATAATGCAGCTGATGTACCTTTTTATGTGCATGCTGTTACATTTGTGTTGTTTCGTGGTCATTTACAAGGCTTGATTACCTTCCCAATCTGAATTAGTTGCTTGACAATTGTCCATGCTCTTCACATGATACCCTTCTGAATCTTAAATGCATGCTGTGAGCTCCTAATCTTTTATAATCATAGCGAGTGCCCTTTGCATTCATCTCCTACAAATTGCTTTTTATGCAACATGTTAGATGTCATCTTTCTCTGTGATGCATGCTGTGTCATTTCTCTATTCAATGCAGTAATATGACATTATTATCTTCCCAATGTGAAATACATGCTCAGATGTGTGGCTATTGTTCATGTTCAAATGTGTGGCCTGCTTGTTTCTCTTAAAATAAAGATTGCCTTATGCATTCCATTATTATTCCTGAAACTTGCATGGGACAGATGGATATCCTGCGATGTTCATGTTTTTTCTGAATGCATCTCTATAATGTAATTTTTGATGTGCATCCTGTGACGTttgtctagtactccctccgtccggaaatacttgtcatcaaactagataaaaggggatgtatctagatgtattttagttctaggtacacctctttttatccattttgatgacaagtattttcggacggagggagtatgcatgGTCACTTGAATGGCGTGATCACCTTCCAAAATCTTAATTGCTTGCTTTTTATTTTTTAGAGTTGGTCATGCTCTTTGCATGATCCCTCTCTGAATGTTAAATACTTATTGTGTATTACAAACATAGCCAATTATGTGAGTGCCCTATGCACCTTTCCAGAGCGAAATGAAATCTATCATCTGCTATAATTGCTTTATATGCAACATCTTAGATGACATCTTGTATGCTGTGCCATTTGTTTATTCATGGTCGTCATATGACATTCTTATTTTCCAAATATAAAAACTATGCTCAGATGCTTGTTTATTTTTCATGTTAAATCGTGTGACTGTTTTACCTTTCTGAATGTTAAATTTATGCTCTGCTCTTTTTCTTTATTCATAGTCAATTTCAAGTACTGTAAATTGCTTTGCCAGTCAGAATGTGTGATATGTCCATTTGTTTAATTTGGCAACGAAGATATGTGGTAGGGATAATGCGGTTAACAAACCTAGGTGTTCTTCCACCCCAAGATATGTACCTGTCAGAGGGAAGTGCATCTAGGTGCAGATTGCCTATTGTCCTATGTCTACTGCGTTGCCAATGTTGCCTTCTGAATGTAAAATGCATACTGTGCTGTCAGTGTACTATATCATGTGCCCAGTGTTACCATTCAAATTCTGCATGAAAATGGTTTAGCTTTTCTTATTTACTGTTTCTTGGTAATGCAGTAGCCATGCTGATCATTCACTACGCGGTCCTTTCCCTGTGGCGATGTATACGACGGTACCAACACTCTATGAGGCTTTTGAGAAGTGGTATGTCCAAAAAATATTCTTTCATCTTGTACAAATCTATCTCTTCCTCTTTTCATTGTTAACCCATGGTAATTCTAACTGTCATATTTGAGGTTGTCCTACTTTGTTTGAGCAGCGTTTTGTATTCTGTTTGGTCTAATGCGTTATAGAACTGTTTCTGTACTGGCGTTCTCACTTCATACACTCGCAATTTTGCCCCTTAGGTCTGAGGATGTGAAAGATGCGGCCCTTCAGAAGGCCGTGGAGATGAACCTGTTTGGCATGGTATTTACTTCTATTCTACGTACTCTTTTCTACTGCTTCTAACCTTGCTCTAGGCCTCTAGCATTGCTGTGGAAGCTACCCTTTCCGTAGAGTAATATAAGGTTGTTTGGATCACTAAATTAGTGATCTGGACGATCTTatgttagtttacagagggagcaaTGCTTACTTACATTGATATCACAAGTTTCACCATAGCGTAATTGTTGTATTGAGTAGTTACATTTATCAGTAGCTGTCAGTGGCTCTGGCTTCTTGCAATATTTCTAACTATAGTCTTAGTTTAGTATAAAACTTTGTTTACTACTTCTTGCATGATGCCATTTAACATGTGTACTGCTTCTTGCATGATGCCATTGCTCTTGATGAAGCGTGCTTTCTGTCATTTAACATTGCCCTGGCGTTGCTGTCTAGAAGTGTTATACTGAATTTTTGTAAGAGGCATTCAACTGCTCTTGCATGTCCTAAAGTTGTTGTAGTGTATTCTAATCCCTCTGTCCCATCATATAAGAGTgcttttgacactatactagtgtgAAAAACGCTATTATATTATCGGATGGAGGGAGTAACAAGTTACATTTGTACACCCTTACGTTGctgattcttttttttgtatgcCCTAGTTAgttttgttgtgtgcttctttttatATGTACTTGCAAAATAGCTTTAAATGGTGtaaaatgaatattttttaaaatcagtttgttgGTGGCTATGATTGTCAAGTGAAATATCTACTATATGTATAATCTTATCGTCAGTATACTTAATACTCTATTGATTATAACACATGTTACTCCCTTGAGCATACTGTTGTGTGTTTCTAGTATATTCTTCCCTTTAAATTAGATGTGCTTTTTAATGCAAAACCTAACCGTAGTCGACATTGATGCTTTTGCATTCCAGGGCGATCATTTTATCCGGCCACAGGCTGTCCGCCCAGCCGCAGAGGCCATACTCAAGAACTCGAAACAGCTTAGGGCAGAGCTTGCAAAGTATATGAAGACATTGTCAAAGATTGAAGTCAACACACCTGAGGGACAATCTGTTCTGAAAGAGGTGAAGGATGTGGTCTCTAAAATGGAAAGTGATCTCGCCAGCTATTTGAAATCTGCAGAGAAGGCGTCTCCTGAGTCCTCTCCACCCGTCTCATTCTTAGCTGAGTTTACAGAGAAGGTCAAGAAGCTGAACAACAGTGAGCTATCAAAGGCTTTGAAGGAAATTGAAGAACTTGCTAAAACTGCTAATATACCATTTAAGGTATACGGCCAATACAAGGAAATGGAGGAAGTCGTTGGTTCTCTGTCTGCCACAGTGGCTGCCTATTTGGCCTCTGTGATGGGCAACACCCCTGCCCCAGAGCAGGAGACAAAGGTTCCAACACCTGCCGAGGAACTGGCTGCACCTAATCCAACTGAGCTGCCGGAACAATGCCAAGTGAAGCCTCTGCTCAAGGTCCCGTCTTTTGAAAAGCTTGGGAAGACTGCCATCGGTAAGAGGCTGTCTGGGTGTGTGTTTTATGTCGTCTTCTTTTTGTTATATTGCTTGTGTGCCTACTGACctcttcttgttgttcttctttgacATAGATGTCCTCTATGGTGGTTACAATGAGCTCCCTTGGGCGGCTGATGCTACATTCTGCTTGAAGTCGTCGGAAAGATTGTTTCCTGTGATGCGTACCACTATAAGTTCCTCCCAGGCAGTAAGTTTGAAAACTTGCATTTGTGGTTCTGATACAAGGATAATACTGTGCGTATGCTTGAGTGCAGCACTGTTGTTGACCATCTCCTGCTATTTGATATTTAGGTGACGACAAGCATCAAGGCGGTCGACTTTCTTGGAAATGGCGTGCAAGGGTCGCTGTTGTTCATCTATCCTTTCTCGGATACTTCCATGGTAGGTTGTTCATgcggttttctttgtgttgttgttCAATGGTTTAGCATTGTTGTTTTTGTTGcagtgttgatgatgatgatgtttctCCATGTTTGAATATGCAGGCAAAGCTGCGTTATGCTTATGAGAAGGCCCTTCTTGGTGTTCGGGTTGGGCTCCATGCCAGCCCGGAGGTTTACTTGTCTGCCATGGTTGGAACAGGCTTTGGCGTCGATGGTGGGTTTGAGATGTCGTTTAGCACCAAGACTGGCCTGGTTAAAGGATTTGATCTCGGGGTGAACTGCCTCAGGAGTGAATGGGGGAATGCATCTGTTTCTGCGAGCTTGTAAGTTTTCTATATCATCAACAGTCTGTTTTTGGTGGTTTGAAATGTCCTACGCCCTATGAGCGATGCTAATTGATGCTGTGTATTAAATATTGcatcggagggagtagtatgtttAGTTTCCCCCATAGATTGTAGGCTCATAAAACTTGTTTATACAAGACTTGAATATGATTCAAACGTGTTTGTGCAAAACTTGCTTGTGTCCCTTTagcagtgtgtgcatgcatggatGCTGCCCATCTTATGGATTATCATTTTTCCTGTGTAGTGTTTTGGACCTTGAgggtgagaagaagaagaagctgagaAAGATCCGGGCTCTCTACTCCAAGGAGGTCGATCCAAGTTTCAGTTTTGCTGCCGATGTGGCATTTGATGCCGAGAAAGGCAAGGTGCTGGCAACGGGTGGCGTCGCGCTGCGCGTCGACGAGAAAGTGCTTGTGAAGGGGAGGGTCAGCTCCAACGGTTCAGTTGCTGCACTTGTTGAGGTTGCAGGGGAAGGGCGTGCCAAGCTGAAGGCCTCTGCCCATGCTGATCTGTACGAGGTGAGCAAAAAGGGACCCAAGGTTGGCTTCTCCGTCAGTTTCAAGTGAGTCGTGCGGGTGTAAACTTTAGATTGCATGGAATTTAGGTAGTGACTATTGGTGGATGAGATTTTGCATGGATTTTAGGTAGAGTGATGACTTTTGGTGGATGAAATTTTGCTGTCACATTCACTGGTTGGCAATGTTGGAAGATTGATTTGGGATGCGAATGATCCACTGTCGTAACCCTTTGTTTGTTAGCCCCACTGAATTGATTTATCTTATCTGAGCTTATCCCTATTTCCTTGTATGCTGCAATCTGGAATTTCCTCTGATCCTTTTTAATTGACAAAGTTGTATACAAACCTGTGTCCATTAGTTTGGATCGGAGGGAGGGAGTAGtgttttagatcactactttaattTGGATCTATAAACACCATTTCTTTACAAACATTGTCACATCGTGGTTTTAAGATCATAGAAAACAAGTTCCCATGCAATGGTTCCAAACATATATATATGCCTTCGGTTGTAAGAAGTTTGAAAGAATTAACCCAAGATTGTGTAGCAATAGACCAGCACGACGGCTGCCGCAACCAACTCGAGTGGAAAACCCTACACAGTTGCAAGGGAAATTAGAAACCTGCTTTCTAATATGGGAGGCTGCTATCATCCATCCCCTTTTGATAGCTTCTTATCCGCATAAACGGAATAGCTTGAACACTCGTAGCGATTTCGAAAACCAATTGAAGTCCAGCTTTATCCCATCCGTTGTCTGCCTCGATTGAAGTCCATCTCCGGCTTCCTAACCAGATCCCCAATTACAACATACAAAAGAGAAGGTGGGCGCCGTACTCAAACCAAATCAGAAGCAAGCGTGTGATTGCGATGAAATACTTTTGGGCGGGGCATTACCGACACTGAGATGAAATTCGAAATGAGAAAGGGCTTCAAAATCAACCCATCGCACCCGAATGCTCTGCTCTCCAAGCTCTGCGCAGGTGTTTTACATTAAAATCCCCGAACGATACCAACATACAACACCATTATAGCTTCATCTAGGTTTG is from Triticum dicoccoides isolate Atlit2015 ecotype Zavitan unplaced genomic scaffold, WEW_v2.0 scaffold139683, whole genome shotgun sequence and encodes:
- the LOC119343761 gene encoding uncharacterized protein LOC119343761 gives rise to the protein MAIGGEAGDSSGVDRTDTYGSGQGEQVLPPPSGKLARLLMGLLPQLLQGSPGSHADHSLRGPFPVAMYTTVPTLYEAFEKWSEDVKDAALQKAVEMNLFGMGDHFIRPQAVRPAAEAILKNSKQLRAELAKYMKTLSKIEVNTPEGQSVLKEVKDVVSKMESDLASYLKSAEKASPESSPPVSFLAEFTEKVKKLNNSELSKALKEIEELAKTANIPFKVYGQYKEMEEVVGSLSATVAAYLASVMGNTPAPEQETKVPTPAEELAAPNPTELPEQCQVKPLLKVPSFEKLGKTAIDVLYGGYNELPWAADATFCLKSSERLFPVMRTTISSSQAVTTSIKAVDFLGNGVQGSLLFIYPFSDTSMAKLRYAYEKALLGVRVGLHASPEVYLSAMVGTGFGVDGGFEMSFSTKTGLVKGFDLGVNCLRSEWGNASVSASFVLDLEGEKKKKLRKIRALYSKEVDPSFSFAADVAFDAEKGKVLATGGVALRVDEKVLVKGRVSSNGSVAALVEVAGEGRAKLKASAHADLYEVSKKGPKVGFSVSFK